A region of Mesorhizobium sp. M3A.F.Ca.ET.080.04.2.1 DNA encodes the following proteins:
- a CDS encoding ABC transporter permease, whose amino-acid sequence MARAAISRRSFLGHSYNLVGVLASLVILAWTLVAIFAPYIIPHSIGDIVDDDYFGPMRQGLWLGSDYLGRDMLSRVLMGARYTVGISLAAVSIACFSGVVLGMIAAVTGGWLDTCLSRFLDAMNSIPSKLFGLVVVAAVGSSIPVLILTLAVIYIPGAYRFARALAVNINTMDFMTVARVRGESTIYLIGSEILPNIIRPVLADFGLRFVFIVLLLSGLSFLGLGLQPPLADWGALVRENIGGLPFAAPAVIVPSLAIASLTISVNLLIDNLPQKIRDRDA is encoded by the coding sequence ATGGCGCGCGCGGCAATTTCCCGGCGGTCCTTCCTGGGCCACAGCTACAACCTGGTGGGCGTCCTGGCTTCGCTGGTCATCCTGGCGTGGACGCTCGTCGCCATCTTCGCGCCCTACATCATTCCTCATTCGATCGGCGATATTGTCGACGACGACTACTTCGGCCCGATGCGTCAGGGACTGTGGCTCGGCTCGGATTATCTGGGCCGCGACATGCTCTCGCGGGTGCTGATGGGCGCGCGCTACACCGTCGGCATATCGCTGGCCGCCGTCTCCATCGCCTGCTTTTCGGGCGTGGTGCTGGGGATGATCGCGGCCGTCACCGGCGGCTGGCTCGACACCTGCCTCAGCCGCTTCCTCGACGCCATGAACTCCATCCCCAGCAAGCTGTTCGGGCTTGTGGTCGTCGCCGCGGTCGGCTCGTCGATCCCGGTGCTGATCCTGACGCTAGCCGTCATCTACATCCCCGGCGCCTACCGCTTCGCGCGGGCGCTCGCCGTCAACATCAACACCATGGACTTCATGACCGTCGCCCGCGTCCGCGGGGAAAGCACCATCTATCTCATCGGGTCGGAGATCCTGCCCAACATCATCCGACCGGTGCTGGCCGACTTCGGCCTGCGCTTCGTCTTCATCGTGCTTTTGCTTTCCGGCCTGTCCTTCCTGGGCCTCGGCCTGCAGCCGCCTTTGGCCGACTGGGGCGCGCTGGTGCGCGAAAACATCGGCGGCCTGCCATTCGCGGCCCCGGCCGTCATCGTGCCTTCGCTGGCGATCGCCAGCCTCACCATCAGCGTCAACCTGCTGATCGACAACTTGCCGCAGAAGATCAGGGACCGCGACGCATGA
- a CDS encoding ABC transporter permease has translation MKSEVLNLILKRLATAVVTLLIVLFAVFFATSMLPGDTASILLGQAATPEAVAGLREAMHLNDPAILRFLRWLVGLLHGDLGTSYANEMPVAALIGGRFVNTMKLAGITTLISVPLALTLGITAAMLRGSLYDRTVTVLSIGVISVPEFMVATLAVLLFAVYLKWLPALSSVNEAHSLTDLVRIYSMPVITLTFVISAQMIRMTRAAVIETLSTPYVEMALLKGASRSRMVLRHALPNALGPIVNAVALSLSYLVGGVIIVETIFNYPGIAKLMVDAVATRDLPLIQSCAMIFCLGYLLLITTADIIAIMSNPRLR, from the coding sequence ATGAAGTCTGAGGTTCTCAACCTCATCCTGAAGCGGCTGGCGACTGCGGTCGTCACCCTCTTGATTGTCCTGTTCGCGGTGTTTTTCGCCACCAGCATGCTGCCCGGCGACACCGCCTCGATCCTCCTCGGCCAGGCCGCCACACCGGAGGCGGTCGCCGGCCTGCGTGAAGCCATGCATCTCAACGATCCGGCCATCCTGCGTTTCCTGCGCTGGCTCGTGGGCCTGCTCCATGGCGACCTCGGCACCTCCTATGCCAATGAAATGCCCGTCGCGGCGCTGATCGGCGGCCGCTTCGTCAACACCATGAAGCTCGCCGGCATTACCACGCTGATCTCGGTGCCGCTGGCGCTGACGCTCGGCATCACCGCCGCGATGCTGCGCGGCTCCCTCTACGACCGCACCGTCACCGTGCTTTCGATCGGGGTCATCTCGGTGCCAGAGTTCATGGTGGCGACGCTGGCGGTCCTGCTCTTTGCCGTCTATCTCAAATGGCTGCCAGCCCTGTCCTCGGTCAACGAGGCGCATTCGCTGACCGATCTCGTGCGCATCTATTCGATGCCGGTGATCACCCTCACCTTCGTCATCTCCGCGCAGATGATCCGCATGACCCGCGCCGCGGTGATCGAAACGCTGTCCACGCCTTATGTCGAGATGGCGCTTTTGAAGGGCGCATCGCGCAGCCGCATGGTGCTCCGGCACGCGCTTCCCAACGCGCTGGGGCCGATCGTCAATGCGGTCGCACTCTCGCTATCCTATCTGGTCGGAGGCGTCATCATCGTGGAGACGATCTTCAACTATCCCGGCATTGCCAAGCTGATGGTCGATGCGGTCGCGACCCGTGACCTGCCGCTGATCCAGAGCTGCGCGATGATCTTCTGCCTCGGCTATCTCTTGCTCATCACGACCGCCGACATCATCGCCATCATGTCCAATCCGAGGCTCAGGTGA
- a CDS encoding ABC transporter substrate-binding protein, with protein sequence MTDKITNWTRADDAMVENAIRRGASRRELLKMLLAGGAAIAAGGTVLGRATQAVAATPVSGGNFKAAGWSSSTADTLDPAKASLSTDYVRCCSLYNRLTFLDKDGKTQMELAESFDSKDAKTWTVKLRKGVTFHDGKDLTADDVVFSLKRHLDKAVGSKVAKIAAQMTGFKAVDKSTVEITLADPNADLPTILALHHFMIVADGTTDFSKGNGTGAFVLQTFEPGVRSVVTKNKNYWKSGKPYLDSFEFIAITDDSARVNALISGDINFAASINPRSMKLLESQQGFELSKTTSGNYTDLNIRLDMEPGSKADFVAGMKYLVNREQIVKSALRGLGEVGNDQPVSPANIFHNADLKPKAFDPDKAKFHFNKAGLLGQSIPVIASDAATSSIDMAVIIQAAGADIGMKLDVQRVPSDGYWDNYWLKAPVHFGNINPRPTPDILFSLLYASNAPWNESQYKSEKFDKLLVEARGLLDQAKRKEIYGQMQTMIAEEAGTIIPAYISNVDALSSKVKGLEANPLGGMMGYAMAEYLWLEA encoded by the coding sequence ATGACCGACAAGATCACGAACTGGACCAGGGCAGACGATGCCATGGTCGAAAATGCCATCCGCCGCGGCGCGAGCCGCCGCGAACTCCTCAAGATGCTGTTGGCCGGCGGCGCCGCGATCGCGGCTGGCGGCACCGTCCTCGGCCGTGCCACCCAGGCCGTTGCCGCAACGCCGGTTTCTGGCGGCAATTTCAAGGCGGCCGGCTGGTCGTCCTCGACCGCCGATACGCTCGATCCGGCAAAGGCGTCGCTCTCGACCGACTATGTCCGCTGCTGCTCGCTCTACAACCGCCTGACGTTCCTCGACAAGGACGGCAAGACGCAGATGGAGCTCGCTGAGAGCTTCGACAGCAAGGACGCCAAGACCTGGACCGTGAAGCTGCGCAAGGGCGTCACCTTCCATGACGGCAAGGATCTCACCGCCGACGACGTCGTGTTCTCGCTGAAGCGCCATCTCGACAAGGCCGTCGGCTCCAAGGTCGCCAAGATCGCCGCGCAGATGACCGGCTTCAAGGCAGTGGACAAGTCGACCGTCGAAATCACGCTTGCCGATCCGAATGCCGATCTCCCGACCATCCTGGCGCTGCACCATTTCATGATCGTCGCGGATGGCACCACCGACTTTTCCAAGGGCAATGGCACCGGCGCCTTCGTGCTGCAGACGTTCGAACCCGGCGTGCGCTCTGTGGTCACCAAGAACAAGAACTACTGGAAGTCGGGCAAGCCCTACCTCGACTCCTTCGAGTTCATCGCCATCACCGACGACAGCGCGCGCGTCAACGCCCTGATTTCCGGCGACATCAATTTCGCCGCCTCGATCAATCCGCGCTCGATGAAGCTGCTGGAGAGCCAGCAGGGCTTCGAACTGTCGAAGACGACCTCGGGCAACTACACGGATCTCAACATCCGGCTCGACATGGAGCCGGGCAGCAAGGCCGACTTCGTGGCCGGCATGAAGTATCTCGTCAATCGCGAGCAGATCGTCAAATCGGCGCTGCGCGGCCTCGGCGAAGTCGGCAACGACCAGCCGGTCTCGCCGGCGAATATCTTCCACAATGCCGACCTCAAGCCGAAGGCTTTCGACCCCGACAAGGCGAAGTTCCACTTCAACAAGGCGGGGCTGCTCGGCCAGTCTATCCCTGTGATCGCCTCGGACGCCGCGACCTCGTCGATCGACATGGCGGTGATCATCCAGGCCGCCGGCGCCGATATCGGCATGAAGCTCGACGTCCAGCGCGTCCCCTCCGACGGCTATTGGGACAATTACTGGCTCAAGGCGCCGGTCCATTTCGGCAACATCAATCCGCGCCCGACGCCGGACATCCTGTTCTCGCTCCTCTACGCCTCCAACGCACCCTGGAACGAGAGCCAGTACAAGTCGGAGAAGTTCGACAAGCTGCTCGTCGAGGCCCGCGGACTGCTCGACCAGGCCAAGCGCAAGGAAATCTACGGTCAGATGCAGACCATGATCGCGGAGGAAGCCGGCACCATCATCCCGGCTTACATTTCCAACGTCGATGCGCTTTCCAGCAAGGTGAAGGGTTTGGAAGCGAACCCGCTCGGTGGCATGATGGGCTACGCAATGGCGGAATACCTCTGGCTCGAAGCCTAG
- a CDS encoding HAD-IA family hydrolase, producing the protein MARAFSEFKYVTFDVVGTLIDFEGGITACLAGIAAEAGVSVDGEEALTLYRQARYMPEAGLFPDDLARVYMVIAPQLGLPAEEKFGARLRDSAGAWKGFPDSAAALADLAKSHKLIAMTNARRWALDHFELQLGSPFFATFTADDTGTEKPDPAFFQKVFDFVASRGDSKNDILHVAQSQHHDIGISRALGLTNCWIERRHAQKGYGGTIEPERFTVPDYHFTSMAAFAMAVRESLKERT; encoded by the coding sequence TTGGCCAGGGCCTTCAGCGAGTTCAAATACGTCACCTTCGATGTCGTCGGCACGCTGATCGACTTCGAAGGCGGCATCACGGCCTGCCTGGCCGGGATCGCCGCCGAGGCTGGCGTTTCCGTCGACGGTGAGGAAGCGCTGACCCTCTACCGCCAAGCCCGCTACATGCCCGAGGCTGGCCTGTTTCCCGACGACCTTGCACGTGTCTACATGGTCATTGCGCCGCAGCTCGGCCTGCCAGCCGAGGAGAAGTTCGGCGCTCGCCTGCGGGATTCCGCCGGCGCCTGGAAAGGCTTCCCCGACAGCGCAGCCGCCTTGGCCGACCTTGCGAAATCCCACAAGCTGATCGCCATGACCAATGCGCGGCGCTGGGCGCTCGATCACTTCGAGCTCCAGCTTGGATCGCCATTCTTCGCCACCTTCACAGCCGACGACACCGGCACCGAAAAGCCGGACCCGGCGTTTTTCCAGAAGGTGTTCGACTTCGTGGCCTCCCGGGGCGACAGCAAGAACGACATTCTGCATGTCGCGCAAAGCCAGCATCACGACATCGGCATATCCCGCGCGCTTGGCCTGACCAACTGCTGGATCGAGCGCCGGCATGCCCAGAAGGGTTATGGTGGCACGATCGAGCCCGAGCGCTTTACCGTGCCGGATTACCACTTCACGTCGATGGCCGCCTTTGCCATGGCCGTGCGGGAAAGCCTGAAGGAACGAACCTGA